A window of Ignavibacterium sp. contains these coding sequences:
- the lepA gene encoding translation elongation factor 4: MNNIRNFCIIAHIDHGKSTIADCLLEKTGVVSEREAKDQILDDLELERERGITIKSHAIQMHYRAKDGNDYILNLIDTPGHVDFTYEVSRSLAACEGAILVVDAAQGVEAQTISNLYLAIEAGLEIIPVINKIDLPSAEIDRVSQQIIDLLGCNKEDIHLVSAKAKIGIEELLETIVSKVPPPTGDPKAPLQALIFDSLFDSYRGAIAYIRVVNGTLKTGERIKFFKVNKEFDAEEIGVLGLKRIKTEQLTAGDVGYLIAGVKDVHDTKVGDTVTHSKNGATEPLPGYKEVKPMVYSGLYPTSSDDFEDLRDALEKFRLNDSALVYQPETSAALGFGFRCGFLGLLHMEIVQERLLREYNQSIITTLPNVEYIVYTKKGEKIIVDNPAEMPPVGEIDHVEEPYMKAQIVTPSEYVGNIMKLAMDKRGVYKNTTYIDPTRADLQFEFPLSEIIFDFYDKLKSVTRGYASFDYEFIGYRESDLVKLDILLNGEPVDALSMIVHRSKAYDWGRKVCSKLKDLIPRQMFEINVQAAIGTKVISKSVIKALRKNVLAKCYGGDITRKRKLLEKQKEGKKRMKQVGNVEIPQEAFLAVLQIDE, encoded by the coding sequence TTAAATCTCACGCTATCCAAATGCACTATCGTGCAAAGGATGGAAATGATTATATCCTTAATCTGATTGATACTCCCGGACATGTTGATTTCACTTATGAAGTTTCGAGATCACTTGCTGCCTGCGAAGGTGCTATTCTCGTCGTTGATGCTGCACAAGGTGTAGAAGCACAAACGATAAGCAATCTTTATCTAGCAATAGAAGCTGGATTAGAAATCATTCCTGTCATTAATAAAATTGATTTACCAAGCGCTGAAATTGACAGAGTATCTCAGCAAATAATTGATTTGCTTGGTTGTAACAAAGAAGATATTCATCTTGTTAGTGCAAAAGCTAAAATCGGAATAGAAGAATTACTTGAAACAATAGTTAGCAAAGTGCCTCCTCCAACCGGCGATCCAAAAGCTCCGCTGCAGGCTCTGATATTTGATTCTCTGTTCGACTCCTATCGTGGTGCAATAGCTTACATTCGTGTTGTTAATGGAACTTTGAAAACCGGAGAGCGAATTAAGTTCTTTAAAGTAAATAAAGAATTTGATGCCGAAGAAATTGGTGTGCTTGGACTCAAGAGAATTAAAACTGAACAGCTCACTGCCGGTGATGTTGGTTATCTTATTGCTGGTGTAAAAGATGTTCACGACACTAAAGTTGGTGATACGGTTACACACTCTAAAAATGGCGCTACTGAACCTCTGCCCGGTTATAAAGAAGTAAAGCCAATGGTTTACAGTGGACTTTATCCAACTTCATCGGATGATTTTGAAGACTTAAGAGACGCACTTGAAAAATTCAGATTGAACGATTCCGCTTTGGTATATCAACCTGAAACTTCCGCTGCACTTGGATTTGGTTTTCGTTGTGGCTTTCTTGGATTGCTTCATATGGAAATCGTTCAGGAACGATTGCTTCGTGAATACAACCAATCAATAATTACAACACTACCGAATGTTGAGTACATCGTTTATACGAAGAAAGGCGAAAAAATAATTGTTGATAATCCTGCAGAAATGCCTCCGGTTGGTGAAATTGATCATGTTGAAGAACCATATATGAAAGCTCAGATTGTTACTCCAAGTGAATATGTCGGAAACATAATGAAACTTGCGATGGACAAACGCGGTGTTTATAAAAATACAACTTACATCGATCCGACAAGAGCTGATTTACAATTTGAATTTCCCTTGTCAGAAATAATCTTTGACTTTTATGATAAGCTGAAATCAGTAACTCGTGGTTATGCATCTTTTGATTACGAGTTTATCGGATATCGTGAAAGTGATCTTGTAAAGCTTGACATTCTGCTCAATGGTGAACCGGTTGATGCACTATCAATGATCGTTCACAGAAGCAAAGCTTATGATTGGGGCAGGAAAGTTTGTTCGAAGCTAAAGGATTTAATTCCAAGACAAATGTTTGAGATAAATGTTCAGGCAGCAATTGGAACAAAAGTAATTTCTAAATCAGTAATCAAAGCATTAAGGAAAAATGTTCTTGCTAAATGTTATGGCGGTGATATAACACGAAAAAGAAAACTTCTTGAAAAACAAAAAGAAGGTAAGAAAAGAATGAAGCAGGTTGGTAATGTTGAAATTCCGCAGGAAGCATTTTTAGCAGTATTACAAATTGACGAATAA